Genomic segment of Truepera radiovictrix DSM 17093:
TCGTGGTGCCCGCCCAGACGACGCCCGCGCAGATCATGGCCCTAAACCCCTACGGGCTGGTGATCTCCAACGGCCCCGGCGACCCCGACGGCCCCAAGTACGCCCACGACACGGTCTGGCAGATGCTGGGGCTCTTGCCCACCTACGGCATCTGCTTGGGCCATCAGCTCCTGGGCCTCGCGGTTGGCGGCAAGACCTATAAGCTCAAGCACGGCCACCACGGCGCCAACACCCCGGTGAAAAACCTCGTCACGGGCGAGGTCGAGATCACCAGCCAAAACCACAACTACGCGGTCGACATCGGCTCCATCCCGGGCGGGCAGTTTAGAGCGACGCACATCAACTTAAACGACGGCACCTTGGAGGGGATGGCGCACACCCGCTACCCGGTCTACAGCGTGCAGTACCACCCCGAGGCGAGCCCGGGGCCGCACGACGCCTCGTACTCGTTTCGCCGCTTTATCGAGGAGGTCAACGCCTTCGAGGGGGCGACGGCGCTCCCGGCGGCGCGGGCGCTGGGCGACCTCTAACCAGAGCGCTCCGGCGCCGCAGCCCGCCAAAGCGCACCCGCGTCACCCGGTGGCGGTCGCCGGAGGGCGACCGCTGCCTCGTAGAGCGCAGCCTTAAAACGCAGCGCGAAGGACGCCCGCAGGGCGACCAACGTGAAAAAAGCGCCGAGCGCGCGCCGCCCGCCGCGTCGACCGTGGCGATCACCCGCTCCGCCCGCTCAGCGCTCGAAGCCCCCGTGACGGCGTCGACGCGCGGCAGGGGGCGCAGCCGCACCTCGAGAAGCCGCTGAAGCGGGGTATCGTCGCCGGGCACGCTCGTGGCGTACGGTACAGGGTGGTGCGCGGCGTGAACCGGGCGTGACGCTGGGGGTTTCCCAGGGGTATACGTAGTGTACGGGGGGCCTAACGAAAGCGTTGCGGTGCTCCCCTCGAGAAAGGCTTGTACTCTATGGTCCACGCCACGTTGGCTGAGCTCTGGCGGAGCCCCTATGTGCGCCTCGCGTGTCTGCTGCTCCTCGCGAGCGGGGCGGTGTGGTTTTTCTACGAGACGCGGGGCGTCTGGCTGCTCTTTTTCTTGGCCTACACGATCGCCTACCTGACCAACCCCCTGACGCTCTGGTTTCAGCGCCGGCGTTTGCCGCGGTGGTTGGGGGTGGGGGTGGTCTTGCTGCTCCTAACGGCGCTGTTCGCGCTCGCTTCTTTCGTGATCGCGCAGTTTGTCCACCAAGCTTCGCTCTTTATGCAGGAGCTGCCGAACCTCAACGAACCGCTGCTGCGCTGGTACGAGGGGCTCCCCGAGGTGCTGCGCGGGCTCGTGCCGACGCCGGTGGTCGACTTTTTGGGGCAGCCGGGCGCGCAGGCGGGGGCGGAGTTGGGGGCTGAGCTGATCGCACCCTTTGAGGGGATGGTGGGCTACTTGGGCGGGGTGCTCACGCAGTTTAGCGCGAACGTCTTCGCGCTGCTCGTCAACTTCGTCGGCGGCCTTTTGCAGGCGGTCGTGCTGCTTTTTCTGACGCTCTTTTTGCTCTACGACTTTAACGGCATCAACCGCACCTTTTTGCGCCTTATCCCCGAGCGCTACCGCGAGGGGGGGCTCGAGACGCTCCAGCGGCTCGACGTGAGCGTCGGCGGGTACATCCGCGGCCAGATCCTGATCGCTTTGGTGGTTGGGTTTAGCATCTGGTTGGGGCTGACGCTCCTGGGGGTGCCGCTCGCTTTCGGCGTGGGGTTCGTCGCCGCCGTCTTTAACGTCGTGCCCTTTCTGGGGCCGATCGTCGCCTTTATCCCGGCAGGGCTGCTGGCGCTTACCGTGGGGTGGCCCTACGTCTTGGCGACAGCCGCCCTTTTTATGGTGATCAACTTTCTCGACGGCAACGTGATCAGCCCGATTATCTTCTCCAAAACGGTCAAAGTTCACCCGCTCACGGTGATTTTGTCGGTCGCCCTCGGCGCGAGCCTGCTCGGGCTCCTCGGCGCCGTGCTCGCCGTACCGACCGCGGCGTTCGTCAAGGTGCTCTACCAGGAGTACTACTTAACGAGCCGCTGGTACCAGCGCGAGCGCTATAGCGCGCTGCGGGCGGACCCCCCGGCACCCCTCACCTTAGAAGCCCAAGCGCCTCGAGCGACGCCCGCGCCGGGCAAGCGAGCGTGATGGTGCCGTCGCCGGCGTAGAGAAACCCCACCAGACGCCCCTTGAGGTCGTAGATACCGCTGCCGCTGTCACCGGGGGCGCTAAAGGTGCTCCCGTTTAGCCCTTCGATGATCACGCTGCCCTCGAACGCTGCGCTGCCAAACCCGTACGCGACGCGCGGTACGCGGGCGCCGACCGCGCTGACGGTGCCGAAGGTGAGCCCGCTCGTACGACCAACCTTAAAGACCCGCTGGCCCACCCTCGGGGCGGCGAGTTGGGTGGCCCCCGGCGCGGGGCGGCCTCGGGGGGGCAGAAAGGCGTTTTCAAAAACCGTCTCCGGCAAGAGCGCGGCGCTCGCGATATCGGCGCGGTTCGGGGCGGTGGGGGAGAGCGGCACCCACGCGCTAAGGCGCGCGACGACGCGCCCCCGCCCGCGCTGCGCTTGGTAGATGGGGTCGCCGACCCGCGCGTGCTCCTCGTCGGGGGTGTTCTCCGCCGCGATGACGTGGTTGTTGCTTAACAGCAGCGTCCCCCCCTCCGGCGCCGGGTAGAACGCGCCGAGCGTGCCGACGCCGTAGCCGCCGGAGCGCTCGTCCGCGGCGCCGTTTTGGATCTGCGCGCCCAACACGACGGGGTCGAGCACCTCCTGCTCGGGGGTCAGCGCTTCGCCTTGGGCGCGCGGCAAGTAGCTGGCGGCGCGCAGCGGCCCGGGGGTCTCGCGCACGACCATGGGGACCTCGGGGAGCGCCGCGCGCAGGGGGGCTTCCGCGCTGC
This window contains:
- a CDS encoding AI-2E family transporter gives rise to the protein MVHATLAELWRSPYVRLACLLLLASGAVWFFYETRGVWLLFFLAYTIAYLTNPLTLWFQRRRLPRWLGVGVVLLLLTALFALASFVIAQFVHQASLFMQELPNLNEPLLRWYEGLPEVLRGLVPTPVVDFLGQPGAQAGAELGAELIAPFEGMVGYLGGVLTQFSANVFALLVNFVGGLLQAVVLLFLTLFLLYDFNGINRTFLRLIPERYREGGLETLQRLDVSVGGYIRGQILIALVVGFSIWLGLTLLGVPLAFGVGFVAAVFNVVPFLGPIVAFIPAGLLALTVGWPYVLATAALFMVINFLDGNVISPIIFSKTVKVHPLTVILSVALGASLLGLLGAVLAVPTAAFVKVLYQEYYLTSRWYQRERYSALRADPPAPLTLEAQAPRATPAPGKRA
- a CDS encoding trypsin-like peptidase domain-containing protein, whose amino-acid sequence is MSRGREHPARADLAALIAHAPLPPHVKALGLTQRARRPALFVVTYAGSRALSALSSAEAPLRAALPEVPMVVRETPGPLRAASYLPRAQGEALTPEQEVLDPVVLGAQIQNGAADERSGGYGVGTLGAFYPAPEGGTLLLSNNHVIAAENTPDEEHARVGDPIYQAQRGRGRVVARLSAWVPLSPTAPNRADIASAALLPETVFENAFLPPRGRPAPGATQLAAPRVGQRVFKVGRTSGLTFGTVSAVGARVPRVAYGFGSAAFEGSVIIEGLNGSTFSAPGDSGSGIYDLKGRLVGFLYAGDGTITLACPARASLEALGLLR